One genomic window of Patescibacteria group bacterium includes the following:
- a CDS encoding DUF4373 domain-containing protein, which produces MKWFKHEDTAGNPKIEMLMDEHGLLGYGFYFRILEMISSNIKENNKKEWGYLPSEYTTEFICRKFKLDEEIYLKLLESCFKLNLFRKINNKIYCEKILERGDDYIGRITKKEINKTTKKLRSNSVLTTHIEEEVEEDINLSKDKLVKTSQRDELVEKVLSLYQKHTGNLPTDKHPRRTAHNIVQITKTLIRDIRPHYPSDRIEELTCQLILEKAFDWYFGQLKDDVEVTKLETVKLNIKARFYEKTRRKYVPDYQLNTSP; this is translated from the coding sequence ATGAAATGGTTTAAACACGAAGACACAGCGGGCAATCCTAAAATAGAAATGCTTATGGACGAACATGGACTATTAGGATACGGTTTTTATTTCAGAATACTAGAAATGATAAGCTCAAACATAAAAGAAAACAATAAAAAAGAATGGGGTTATCTTCCCTCCGAATATACTACGGAGTTTATCTGTAGAAAATTCAAATTAGATGAAGAAATTTATTTAAAACTTTTAGAAAGTTGTTTTAAATTAAATTTATTTAGAAAAATAAATAACAAAATCTATTGTGAAAAGATACTTGAAAGAGGGGACGATTATATTGGTAGGATAACCAAAAAAGAAATAAACAAAACTACGAAGAAACTACGGAGTAACTCCGTTTTAACTACTCATATAGAAGAAGAAGTAGAAGAAGATATTAATTTATCTAAAGATAAATTGGTCAAGACCTCTCAGAGAGACGAATTGGTGGAAAAGGTATTGAGCCTGTATCAGAAACATACAGGAAATCTACCGACAGATAAGCACCCCCGGCGTACCGCACACAACATAGTGCAGATTACCAAGACCCTGATAAGGGATATTCGACCTCACTATCCAAGTGACCGTATCGAAGAGCTCACCTGTCAGCTGATTCTTGAGAAAGCCTTTGATTGGTACTTCGGACAGCTTAAAGACGATGTAGAAGTGACGAAACTAGAAACGGTAAAACTGAACATAAAGGCTCGATTTTATGAAAAAACGAGACGAAAATACGTGCCTGATTACCAATTAAACACATCCCCATGA